A region of Methanothermobacter sp. DNA encodes the following proteins:
- a CDS encoding PAS domain S-box protein, with protein sequence LLSITAFVTASLSGIYIFVKNPRSRFNRALLAFSALVAYLSLTDFGLYISESYGMAALWVRMGFLWPFVVPVILHMVMIFTGRMRRWYTLAALYVPAFIFSALELTTDLITAGPLLKPWGWTFAASRSAAYDLSTIWGLAVGIIALILVVIHLRSSSREGRTQGLYLFTGLILPIVTGFLTDLVLPLMGIEVPSLTNPATAVGVSIIAYGVLRFHIPVLSPMNAAMDIVRNMNSFLIITDLEFRISYVNPAAERLTGFSAAELLGRRIDEVMEFEGKLSEMMESMVESALKSGDGAVPVVVSAGHIHGGGGEHVGLLFTGSDIRPIKEMEKKLKRREERLVLLTEHMADGLGEFDRDFNFRYLSPSVKNITGYGHGHLLNRSAIEFLDYVHPDDRENVRELIMSDEEMHRATFRIKRPDGSYRWVEYVDRPIRRDGVISGYVFGLRDIHEHKLAEEALRVSREKFRELFRNMNSGVIVLSPAKGGFRVLSMNPAAEEMDGVVCGDVKGMELERALPGIAESSIREALEGVTGNDGPLYLPEVKHGDRWLEVYIYRLSTGEVVIICGDITLRKEYEERLRSSLREKEALLREVHHRVKNNFQIISSLINLQLDEIQDAAPLLDLQSRVQSMALVHELLYESEDITRIDMRRYIERLTSSILDSYHAAGVELNVSAKDVTLPIETAVPLGLIINELITNSVKHAFSEGGEITVKLESEGDDFTLTISDNGVGLPPDFVLEESDSLGLKLVSGLVDQLDGDLEVDMEDGTEFRVRFSVVPYRPRI encoded by the coding sequence CTGCTTTCAATCACTGCTTTTGTGACTGCAAGCCTATCTGGAATATACATCTTTGTGAAGAACCCCAGGAGCCGTTTCAACAGGGCACTCCTTGCTTTTTCGGCACTTGTCGCATACCTTTCACTCACAGATTTCGGCCTTTACATCTCTGAATCCTATGGGATGGCAGCCCTCTGGGTCAGGATGGGGTTCCTCTGGCCATTCGTGGTTCCGGTGATCCTTCACATGGTAATGATATTCACGGGAAGAATGAGAAGATGGTACACTCTCGCAGCACTCTACGTACCGGCCTTTATATTTTCAGCCCTTGAACTGACAACCGACCTCATAACGGCGGGCCCGCTGCTTAAACCATGGGGATGGACCTTCGCAGCATCCAGATCTGCAGCGTATGACCTTTCAACCATCTGGGGACTCGCTGTTGGGATAATTGCACTTATACTTGTTGTGATTCACCTCAGGTCCTCCTCACGTGAAGGGAGGACCCAGGGACTCTACCTTTTCACTGGCCTCATACTTCCCATTGTAACTGGATTTTTAACTGACCTCGTGCTTCCATTGATGGGCATTGAGGTCCCATCACTCACGAACCCGGCCACTGCAGTGGGGGTCTCCATCATAGCCTACGGGGTGCTCAGGTTTCACATACCAGTGCTCAGTCCAATGAACGCAGCGATGGATATTGTGAGGAACATGAACAGTTTCCTCATCATAACAGACCTTGAATTCAGGATATCCTATGTTAACCCGGCAGCCGAGAGGTTAACGGGTTTCAGTGCAGCGGAACTTCTGGGAAGAAGGATAGATGAGGTCATGGAATTTGAGGGTAAACTATCTGAGATGATGGAATCCATGGTGGAGTCGGCCCTGAAATCAGGGGATGGGGCGGTACCCGTTGTTGTATCCGCTGGCCACATCCATGGAGGTGGAGGGGAACACGTGGGCCTACTCTTCACAGGATCAGATATAAGGCCGATAAAGGAGATGGAGAAAAAACTTAAAAGGAGGGAGGAACGCCTTGTGCTGCTCACAGAGCACATGGCTGATGGCCTCGGTGAATTTGACAGGGACTTCAACTTCAGATACCTCAGCCCATCAGTGAAAAATATAACTGGTTACGGACATGGGCACCTCCTCAACAGGTCAGCCATCGAGTTCCTGGATTACGTGCATCCGGATGACCGGGAGAATGTCAGGGAACTCATCATGAGTGATGAGGAAATGCACAGGGCAACATTCAGGATAAAAAGGCCAGATGGAAGCTACAGGTGGGTGGAGTATGTTGACAGGCCCATCCGCAGAGATGGTGTTATCAGTGGTTACGTATTCGGCCTGAGGGATATACATGAACATAAACTCGCAGAGGAGGCCCTCAGGGTGAGCCGGGAGAAATTCAGGGAGCTTTTCAGGAACATGAATTCAGGGGTAATCGTTTTAAGTCCGGCTAAAGGCGGATTCAGGGTTTTATCCATGAATCCAGCCGCTGAGGAGATGGATGGTGTCGTCTGTGGGGACGTTAAGGGAATGGAACTTGAAAGGGCACTTCCAGGAATCGCAGAGTCCAGCATCAGAGAAGCCCTTGAAGGGGTGACCGGGAATGATGGACCACTCTACCTTCCCGAGGTTAAACATGGTGATAGATGGCTTGAAGTGTACATATACAGGCTCTCAACAGGTGAGGTTGTCATAATATGCGGGGATATAACCCTCAGAAAGGAGTATGAGGAGAGGCTGAGATCCTCCCTAAGGGAAAAGGAGGCGCTTCTGAGGGAGGTGCACCACAGGGTCAAGAACAACTTCCAGATAATATCCAGCCTCATAAACCTCCAGTTAGATGAAATCCAGGATGCAGCACCCCTCCTGGACCTTCAGAGCAGGGTTCAGTCCATGGCCCTCGTACATGAACTTCTCTACGAATCTGAGGATATAACCAGAATCGACATGAGGCGCTACATTGAGAGGCTCACATCATCCATCCTGGACAGCTACCATGCAGCGGGAGTAGAACTGAATGTCTCGGCCAAGGATGTGACTCTCCCAATCGAGACAGCAGTGCCCCTGGGTCTCATAATAAATGAACTCATCACAAATTCCGTGAAACATGCATTCAGTGAGGGGGGCGAGATCACAGTGAAACTGGAATCAGAGGGTGATGATTTCACACTCACCATCTCAGATAATGGGGTGGGACTTCCACCGGACTTTGTACTTGAGGAGTCTGATTCACTGGGCCTGAAACTTGTAAGTGGCCTTGTGGATCAGCTGGACGGGGACCTTGAAGTGGATATGGAGGATGGAACTGAATTCAGGGTTAGGTTCTCGGTTGTGCCCTACAGGCCCAGAATATAG
- a CDS encoding metallophosphoesterase, whose product MVLIAHISDLHVGAPNFKEDILLEAIRQINELKPDATVITGDLTDNGYYLEFLQAAEYLSDLRGPHIFVPGNHDARHVGNETFEDVFRYRKGTFVMDELTIIGLDSSEPDLDYGKIGRSQQIWMEEELERASERGHFRVIALHHHIIPVPKTGRERNVLADAGDILYSIIRRGADLVISGHKHVPHVWRVEDTFFVTAGTVSSLKLRGKDINSYNTYYINEDSIRIVLNQVQGERIELASHSLRE is encoded by the coding sequence ATGGTCTTAATAGCCCATATCTCGGATCTCCATGTGGGCGCACCCAACTTCAAGGAGGACATACTCCTTGAGGCCATAAGACAGATAAATGAGCTTAAACCTGACGCAACCGTTATAACCGGTGACCTTACAGATAATGGCTATTACCTTGAATTCCTGCAGGCCGCTGAGTACCTCAGCGACCTCAGGGGTCCCCACATATTTGTTCCAGGGAACCATGATGCAAGGCATGTGGGAAACGAGACCTTTGAGGATGTCTTCAGGTACAGGAAGGGGACCTTTGTGATGGATGAACTCACAATAATAGGGCTTGACAGCAGTGAGCCTGATCTTGACTATGGCAAGATAGGGAGGTCCCAGCAGATCTGGATGGAGGAGGAACTTGAGAGGGCCTCGGAGAGGGGACATTTCAGGGTTATAGCCCTCCACCACCACATAATACCTGTTCCCAAGACCGGCCGTGAGAGGAACGTACTTGCAGATGCAGGGGACATACTCTATTCAATAATCAGGAGGGGCGCTGACCTTGTGATATCGGGCCACAAGCATGTCCCCCATGTCTGGAGGGTTGAGGACACGTTCTTTGTAACCGCCGGGACGGTTTCATCCCTTAAACTGAGGGGTAAAGATATTAATTCATATAATACATATTACATTAATGAGGATTCTATAAGAATAGTTCTCAACCAGGTTCAGGGAGAAAGGATTGAACTGGCATCCCACAGCCTGCGGGAATAA
- the tgtA gene encoding tRNA guanosine(15) transglycosylase TgtA: MFEIRSKDNLGRTGVLKTEHGEVRTPALMPVIHPGKQTIDVKSFGAEIVITNAYIIYRNPELRDKALRKGVHGLINFEGPVMTDSGSFQLSEYGDVEVENHEIVRFQDEIGTDIGTSLDIPTPPGVSHRRALEEVEVTLQRARESLEYRERMMLNAVVQGSTHPDLRRYCASQLAELPVELHPIGAVVPLMESYRYRELVDAVLSSVSELPPSRPRHLMGAGHPMIFALAASMGCDLFDSAAYILYAEDGRLLSTEGTYKLENLQEMPCSCRVCTDYTPSELRGMEAEDRRNLIAEHNLHVSFAEIRKVRQAIYDGSLMELVEERCRAHPRLLEGYRRMSAYVELSERFEPRSKRSAFFYTGPESLGRVEVHRHLQWVRKNLRGRMAIAGPSRKPYSSSLPSRISGFRSMKPQPDGEWSVVVADVPFGLIPLELDQVYPLAQSDAPGIMDLEARHFLRELILDLEGDVIISEDLCSELGLQLQHTYSGEVETYVDDLDRIRMIAEYQFGEGSGKVLFPDDVRIERSRNTGKIRHIYSGEKLICTMRASDGLFVLSAEGARRLHDGTAYPRCRVAVNEESEPFAREGRSVFAKFIIDCDNNIRAGDEVLIVNAHDELLATGRALLCAEEMMDLNHGQAVKTRKGGF; encoded by the coding sequence ATGTTTGAGATAAGATCAAAGGACAACCTGGGAAGAACAGGTGTCCTCAAGACAGAACACGGAGAGGTCAGGACACCGGCACTGATGCCTGTTATACATCCGGGTAAGCAGACCATTGACGTTAAGAGCTTCGGCGCTGAGATCGTGATAACCAATGCATACATAATCTACAGGAACCCTGAACTCAGGGATAAGGCACTGAGAAAGGGTGTCCATGGACTCATAAACTTCGAGGGGCCCGTAATGACGGATTCGGGTTCATTCCAGCTCTCAGAGTACGGCGACGTTGAGGTTGAAAACCATGAAATAGTCCGCTTCCAGGATGAGATAGGAACAGACATAGGGACGTCCCTGGATATACCGACGCCGCCTGGTGTGAGCCACAGGAGGGCCCTTGAGGAGGTTGAAGTCACACTTCAAAGGGCAAGGGAGTCCCTTGAGTACCGGGAGAGGATGATGCTCAACGCCGTTGTACAGGGATCAACCCACCCTGACCTCAGGAGGTACTGCGCCTCACAGCTTGCAGAGCTCCCGGTGGAACTCCACCCTATAGGTGCCGTTGTACCTCTAATGGAGTCCTACAGGTACAGGGAGCTGGTTGATGCTGTACTATCCTCTGTTTCAGAACTTCCGCCATCAAGGCCAAGGCACCTCATGGGGGCTGGACATCCAATGATATTCGCCCTCGCGGCCTCCATGGGATGCGACCTCTTTGATTCGGCGGCCTACATACTCTATGCAGAGGATGGTCGTCTTCTGAGCACAGAGGGGACATATAAACTTGAGAACCTCCAGGAGATGCCGTGCTCATGCAGGGTATGCACGGATTATACACCATCGGAGCTCCGCGGGATGGAGGCTGAGGATAGAAGGAACCTCATAGCTGAACACAACCTCCATGTGAGCTTTGCAGAGATAAGGAAGGTCCGCCAGGCAATTTATGATGGGAGCCTAATGGAACTTGTTGAGGAGAGATGCAGGGCACATCCAAGACTCCTTGAGGGATACAGGAGGATGTCGGCTTACGTTGAACTCTCTGAGAGATTCGAGCCAAGGTCCAAACGCTCAGCATTCTTCTACACTGGACCAGAATCACTGGGCCGTGTTGAGGTTCACAGGCATCTTCAGTGGGTCAGGAAAAACCTGAGGGGAAGGATGGCAATCGCAGGCCCATCAAGGAAACCCTACTCATCCAGTTTACCATCAAGGATCAGTGGTTTTCGCTCAATGAAACCCCAGCCTGATGGGGAATGGAGTGTGGTGGTTGCAGACGTGCCCTTTGGCCTCATACCCCTTGAACTTGACCAGGTCTACCCCCTGGCCCAGAGCGATGCACCGGGTATCATGGACCTGGAGGCCAGGCACTTCCTGAGGGAACTGATACTCGACCTTGAGGGAGACGTGATCATAAGTGAGGACCTCTGCAGTGAACTCGGACTTCAGCTTCAACACACCTATTCAGGGGAGGTGGAGACCTATGTTGATGACCTTGACCGTATAAGGATGATTGCAGAGTACCAGTTCGGTGAGGGATCAGGTAAAGTGCTTTTCCCTGATGATGTCAGGATTGAGAGGAGCCGTAACACAGGGAAGATAAGGCACATCTACTCAGGAGAGAAACTTATATGCACCATGAGGGCATCTGACGGCCTCTTTGTGCTTTCAGCCGAGGGTGCCAGGAGGCTTCATGATGGCACAGCCTACCCCCGCTGCAGGGTGGCTGTGAATGAGGAGTCTGAACCATTTGCAAGGGAGGGCAGGAGTGTATTTGCAAAGTTTATAATTGACTGCGACAATAATATAAGGGCCGGCGATGAAGTTTTAATTGTTAACGCTCATGATGAACTTCTGGCCACAGGCAGGGCCCTCCTCTGTGCCGAGGAGATGATGGACCTCAACCATGGCCAGGCAGTGAAAACCAGGAAAGGAGGATTTTAA
- a CDS encoding MnmC family methyltransferase, whose product MVLTPRDDVLRAVRNYFESERRDGINRRTEAWRSLSDSFMRTADGSYTLESDSCGEAMHTRSGAITESFEKFVRPSIPPDAEEIRVLDLCSGLGYNTAALLEFTSDGEVTVDMVEVSPETLAAALIVPSPVKSHELVRAAYEDHLMDMGIVSIRASPPPPPEVNLRVHCEDARETLQKLEAEYYDAIFLDAFSPGVSPELYTVEFLSQIARVIKPDGVLATYTSAAPLRSALIDVGFHVGAGPVFGRKSAGTLASMDPSKIKEPLDWRDERMVALSDAGVPYRDPTLSSDGETIIERRRLERMVIRGVTRISSAVKTPIYLGVSVEGDRIGRRVRRNLERMGISNTTGGEALYIICPQMDECVCGCGEERAATSRARVLSMRRRLLEVASFRG is encoded by the coding sequence ATGGTACTCACACCAAGGGATGATGTTCTGAGGGCTGTTAGAAATTACTTTGAAAGTGAGCGCCGGGATGGTATAAACAGGCGCACTGAAGCATGGCGTTCACTTTCAGATAGCTTCATGAGAACCGCTGATGGCTCATACACCCTGGAGTCAGATTCCTGTGGGGAGGCCATGCACACCCGGAGTGGAGCCATAACAGAGTCCTTTGAAAAATTTGTAAGGCCCTCTATACCACCTGATGCAGAGGAAATCCGGGTTCTCGACCTCTGTTCTGGCCTCGGGTACAATACAGCGGCGCTCCTTGAATTCACATCTGACGGTGAGGTTACAGTGGACATGGTGGAGGTCTCCCCTGAGACACTGGCAGCGGCCCTCATAGTCCCATCACCGGTAAAATCCCATGAACTTGTCAGGGCTGCCTATGAGGACCACCTGATGGATATGGGAATCGTAAGCATAAGGGCATCTCCCCCACCACCCCCTGAGGTCAACCTGCGGGTTCACTGTGAGGATGCAAGGGAGACGCTTCAGAAACTGGAGGCTGAATACTATGACGCCATCTTCCTTGACGCATTCAGTCCCGGGGTTTCACCTGAACTCTACACTGTGGAGTTTCTATCACAGATAGCCAGGGTTATAAAGCCAGATGGAGTCCTTGCAACCTACACCTCCGCGGCCCCCCTGAGATCCGCCCTTATAGATGTGGGGTTCCATGTTGGTGCCGGCCCGGTATTTGGAAGGAAATCTGCAGGCACACTGGCCTCAATGGATCCCTCAAAGATTAAAGAGCCCCTGGACTGGAGGGATGAGAGAATGGTGGCCCTCAGTGATGCAGGGGTGCCCTACAGGGATCCCACACTTTCTTCAGATGGTGAAACCATAATTGAGAGACGTAGACTTGAGCGCATGGTAATTCGTGGTGTTACAAGGATATCATCCGCAGTTAAAACCCCCATATACCTCGGAGTATCCGTTGAAGGTGACAGGATCGGGCGCAGAGTCCGGCGGAACCTTGAAAGGATGGGGATATCCAATACGACGGGAGGGGAGGCACTCTACATAATATGCCCACAGATGGATGAATGTGTATGTGGCTGTGGAGAGGAAAGGGCGGCAACCTCAAGGGCGAGGGTACTCTCAATGAGGAGGAGACTGCTGGAAGTGGCCAGTTTCAGAGGGTGA
- a CDS encoding nascent polypeptide-associated complex protein produces MIPGMGMNPKQLKQMQRAMKQMGMDMKDLRGVEEVVIKLKKKEIIIKNPRVNVMDFMGQKTYQVTGKARERDLEAEVKIPEDDIELVMNQTGVSREEATRALQETGGDLAEAIMRLS; encoded by the coding sequence ATGATACCGGGCATGGGAATGAACCCAAAGCAGCTGAAACAGATGCAGAGGGCCATGAAGCAGATGGGAATGGATATGAAGGACCTCCGTGGCGTTGAGGAGGTTGTTATCAAACTCAAGAAGAAGGAGATCATAATAAAAAATCCCCGCGTAAATGTCATGGACTTCATGGGCCAGAAGACCTATCAGGTGACAGGCAAGGCCCGTGAACGTGACCTTGAAGCTGAGGTTAAGATACCCGAGGATGACATTGAACTTGTCATGAACCAGACCGGTGTAAGCCGGGAGGAAGCCACCAGGGCCCTTCAGGAAACCGGGGGTGACCTGGCAGAGGCCATTATGAGGTTGAGCTGA